CACCTGCTTCGTCGACATCGCGCCAAGCTGTTTCTTTTGCGTCGCTCAAAGCGATCTCGGTACCATACCGCACGCGTACTTGACCGGCGGCACCAGGACAGGCTCCTTCGATCTCTGCTGGAGACAATTCAGTTGGCGCTGTCTCTTGTTCCTTTCCGCGACCGCGGAGGATTAGCCCCTTGTTGTTGCGCGTGGAATGCTTCGTCAGCCTTGCCCAAACGATGGCCGAAGTCGGCGTGATCTCGCCCACGCGCGAGCCGGTCGCCTGTCGGGGCTGGTCCTTCTCCGCTGCACTGGCTTCCGCAACCTGCAGCGCAAGCGCTGTGCCGGCCGAAGTTGCCAAAAAGCCGCGTCGCGTCAAGCTATTGTCGGTGTTGTTCATGGCTGGGCCTTTGTTGGTTGTCATGGGAGGTGCGAGGCAACGAAAGACGCTATTATCGCGATTGGCAGCTGACGTGAAACAAAAATTATCCCTGGCAGAGAAAACGATTATGTCTCAGCGCATTGGCTTCATCGTCTTGGCCGTCGGCCTATTCCTGCTCGCCGGATACGGTTGGTTCGGAAGCCCCGCTACCATACCGCTTCAGCAAGCCCGAGCTCAAGATCGCGCGGAACCTCGAATTGCCCTGCCAGGGGCGCGGCCGGTGATCGAAGCGATCCATTTTCCATCGCTGCAGGCAGCGATTGACGCCCTGCCTGCACAGGGCGGGGTCGTTCGTTTGCCACCTGGCACGTTCGAAATCACGCGGCCATTGATCATCTCTCACTCCGACGTCCTGCTCACTGGTGCCGGTACGGCCACCCACATCAAGAATGTAAATACCGCGGGTGAACCAGCGCTCGTTATCGAACACCCGGATGGCGAGAAGGTGAAGGCCGACGAGAAGCTGTGGCGCGTCATGCTGAGTAACTTCCGCATCACTGGCAATCCGAAGAGTGGTGACGGCATCGAAGCTGTGCTGGTGAACGAGATCTTCATCCAAGGCGTGACCGTCAGCTATCACGGCGGCGATGGGATCAAGCTCGATCGCTGCTACGAAGACCCGCGCGTGAACGACTGCTTGATTACCTACAACAAGCAGACCGGGCTCAGTGTGCCGGGCTGTCACGACATTGTCGTGTGCGGCAATCAGTTCGAAGAAAATATGGATGCTGTGCATTGCTTCGATGCCTTCAATCTCTGCTTTACCGGCAATTGCATCGACGATCACTTGGGCGATGGTGTTGTGATCGAGAACACTTACGGCTCGGTCCTCGCGGGCAACATGATCGAAGAGTGCGAAGGCCGCGGCATTGTCCTCGCGCGAGATTGCTATGGCATCACGCTCTCGGCCAATGTGATTGCCCACAATGGCGGTGGCATCGACCTGATGGACGCTCACGGCTGCTCGGTCTCGGCCAACACGTTCGTCCTGCTAAAGCCGCCGCCGATGAAAGATGGAGTAGCGCAACCGCAACTCGATACGCGCTGCTTAAAACTCGGCCGGGATAGCAGCCGAATCGCCGTCTCCGGCAACAGTTTTTGCGATAGCTACATCGGCGAAGGGGCGGTCAAGCGAAAGGTGAACGATCAACTGGCCGGTGGCATCGTGCTCGACGGCACGCGCGACGTGAATA
Above is a window of Anatilimnocola aggregata DNA encoding:
- a CDS encoding right-handed parallel beta-helix repeat-containing protein, with translation MSQRIGFIVLAVGLFLLAGYGWFGSPATIPLQQARAQDRAEPRIALPGARPVIEAIHFPSLQAAIDALPAQGGVVRLPPGTFEITRPLIISHSDVLLTGAGTATHIKNVNTAGEPALVIEHPDGEKVKADEKLWRVMLSNFRITGNPKSGDGIEAVLVNEIFIQGVTVSYHGGDGIKLDRCYEDPRVNDCLITYNKQTGLSVPGCHDIVVCGNQFEENMDAVHCFDAFNLCFTGNCIDDHLGDGVVIENTYGSVLAGNMIEECEGRGIVLARDCYGITLSANVIAHNGGGIDLMDAHGCSVSANTFVLLKPPPMKDGVAQPQLDTRCLKLGRDSSRIAVSGNSFCDSYIGEGAVKRKVNDQLAGGIVLDGTRDVNISGNTFSSVPKAIEVGELPNSSILFGNNLLTDAPSEHEQLPKTGVNNNLTSP